The Bacteriovorax sp. PP10 nucleotide sequence AGGCCTTATGTTGAGCATCTCCATCCATCGTAATGATGTGAGTAAAGTTCATGGCAAGAGCAAGTTTGAACGCTTGCTGGATGGCCGCGCCCTTTCCTTTATTTTCACTGAAGCGGTGAACTGTTAAGTGAAGTGAATCCAGGTGAGGAATTAAAGAGCTGTCTTGTCTTAATAAATCAATCACCGGCGTATCAGAGCCATCATCAATTACAAGCACAGGTAAGTGACTTAGCGTAAGCGTTTCTTTCACAACGGCAACAATACTTCCGCTGTTATTATATGTGGGGATACAGACTAAACACCTAACGATCATGCACTTATTTCCAGTAATTTTTTTTCCATGATGTCATGAACGTATTGACTTAATTCTGCGCTCGAAGAGAACTGATTTGGTGAAACAGCTTCAAGAGAAACGATAGAGATCTTATGTCTAAAATCCATTTCACGTTTACCGCGAGGCCAGACATAGTCAGTTCCAGAAATCACAACAGGGATAATTTGGATGTTATTTTCGCGTGCAATCTGGAAAGCAGTCAATCTAAATTTTTGAATTCCTGTTTCGCCTTGATCACAACGAGTCATCTCGGGGAAAAATAAAACGGCATGCAGTAGGGTGCAAGCTTCTTTAATTGCTTTTAGTGTTTTTTTATAAACCTCAACATCTCCTTTTTTCATCGGAAAGTGTTTGGACATTTTCATCATCTGACCAAGTACCGGAATTCTAAAAATTCTGGAATTGGCCACAGCGCGAAGCTTGTAGACGTTAGCGAGCATAATAAACATATCAAGATGTGAGCGGTGATTTGCGACCACCATAAAACCATCGTGAGAAAGATCAGAAATGGGATCAATTTGTTTTAGTGAAAACTTCAGTGGGCTCAGAAAAATATAAAATTTGGCCGCATAAAGTAACACAAAATAATAAGCGCTCATGGCAATGGGAAATAGCAGTGAAATTGCTGCAAAAAGCATCAAGGCAGGGATAATTGACAAGAATAAAAACCAGCCGATGACGGCAAAGTATACTAATGACAATTGCTTTATGAATTTGCTACTATTTTTCATTTACGATTAACTCTTTTGTGTAGACGGAATTATGTCATCAAAAAATAATGTTGTCATTGTTACAGGTGGGGCCACAGGTATTGGCCGTGCGATTTCTTTGAGACTCGCTAAGGACGGCTATTTCGTTCTTATCCATTTCAATTCAAGTGTAGAAGCAGCGAACTCTCTGTTGAGTGAGATCACTGAGTCAGGTGGAGCAGCAGCTTGTCTGTCATTTGATGTAAGAGATAGAGTGGCGGGTGAAGAAAAATTATTTGATTTTTTCACGAAACATCCCGAGCTTTCTCTCTATGGATTAGTCAACAATGCTGGAATTACCAAAGACACACTTGTTGGTTTGATGAGTGATGAAGAATTCACTGATGTCATCGAGACCAATGTCTACGGGGCCTTTTATCTTATGCGTTGGGCAGTGAAAAAAATGCTGATGAAAAAATCAGGTGCCATCGTCAACATGTCTTCAATCTCTGGGCAGACTGGAAATGCAGGGCAATTTAATTACGCAGCAAGTAAGGCAGCCGTGATTGCGATGACAAAATCTCTCGCTCAAGAAGTGGGAAGAAAAGGAATCAGAGTTAATGCAGTTGCTCCTGGTGTAATTGAAACGAAAATGACGGAAGTCGTACCGTTTCTAGAAAATATTAAAAACAATATTCCCATGAAACGCTTCGGGAAAGCTGAAGAAGTGGCCGCTGTGGTTTCATTCTTACTTTCACCAGATGCTTCATATGTGACCGGACAAACCATCAGTGTGAACGGCGGATTGTTCTCGTCATGAAAAAAAATGTCCTCATAATGGGATCAGGGATTAGTTCACTGACCATGGGAATCTTACTTTTGAAAGCGGGTTTCAATGTCCGCATTCTTGAGCAGCATTACCGCGCGGGCGGATACCTACATTGCTTCAAAAGATTTGGATTTAATTTCGAAACCGGAGGCCATTATATGGGCGCTCTTGGCGAAGGATTACCTTTCCAAAAAATCCTAAATTACCTAGGTGTTTTTCATAAAGAAGACTATATCGAACTCGATCAAAACAATCTTGATCAATACCAATTTGATGGATGGAAATTCAGCTACGGTATCGGTTACGAAGAAAATATTAAAAAATTAATTAATGAATTTCCGTCGGAAAAAGAAAAAATTGTGAAGTACTTTGAGATGATCAAAAGTGCAGCCGAGGCCTTTCCGACTTATTATTTTAAAACTAATTACGACCAATCTGTCGTTATGAAATACCTGGAACTTTCTCTTGCTCAAGGTTTCGATTTATTCGGAATTAATGGAAGATTGAGAGAAGTTCTGCAAGCTCCCTGCATTTTACACGGAGTCGCTCCACAAGATGTTTCATTGGGG carries:
- a CDS encoding 1-acyl-sn-glycerol-3-phosphate acyltransferase translates to MKNSSKFIKQLSLVYFAVIGWFLFLSIIPALMLFAAISLLFPIAMSAYYFVLLYAAKFYIFLSPLKFSLKQIDPISDLSHDGFMVVANHRSHLDMFIMLANVYKLRAVANSRIFRIPVLGQMMKMSKHFPMKKGDVEVYKKTLKAIKEACTLLHAVLFFPEMTRCDQGETGIQKFRLTAFQIARENNIQIIPVVISGTDYVWPRGKREMDFRHKISIVSLEAVSPNQFSSSAELSQYVHDIMEKKLLEISA
- a CDS encoding SDR family oxidoreductase, which encodes MSSKNNVVIVTGGATGIGRAISLRLAKDGYFVLIHFNSSVEAANSLLSEITESGGAAACLSFDVRDRVAGEEKLFDFFTKHPELSLYGLVNNAGITKDTLVGLMSDEEFTDVIETNVYGAFYLMRWAVKKMLMKKSGAIVNMSSISGQTGNAGQFNYAASKAAVIAMTKSLAQEVGRKGIRVNAVAPGVIETKMTEVVPFLENIKNNIPMKRFGKAEEVAAVVSFLLSPDASYVTGQTISVNGGLFSS